The sequence CGACTTGTCGCCCTACGCGGCGTTTCTGCCTCCGGGCAAAAACCAGGCCGGGGGCGGCGGGGGCGGCGGCGAGCGCAGCAAGATCGATGCGTCCAAGGGGCGCCTGCCCAAGTTTGCCATGCAGCAGCTTACGCCGCCGGTAGTGGTCCTTCGCAATCCCGACCCAAAGATGGCCGTGGAGCCAACGGTGGTTGTGCCGCCTCAGATTACTTTCCCGCAACCTAACCTGGCGACATACGGCGACCCGCTCGCCCAACTCATCACTCAATCCTCCGGCCCCGGATGGGGCGGCGGGATCGGGACGGGGAGCGGAGGGGGCGTGGGTTCGGGCACCGGTCCGGGCGTCGGGCCAGGATGGGGCGGCGGGATCGGCGGCGGAGCGTTTCGTGTGGGTGGCGGCGTGAGCGCGCCGGTCTGTGCCTATTGCCCCGATCCGCGTTACTCCGACGAAGCTCGCAAGGCCCGTTATTCGGGCACCGTCGTTTTGCTGATCGTCGTGGACACGGAAGGGCGCGCCACTGACATCCGGGTGGTGCGCGGCCTTGGCCTGGGTCTCGACGAAAAAGCGATCGAGGCCCTCCGCACCTGGCGCTTCAAACCCGGCATGCGCGGCAGCGTGCCTGTGCCAGTCATCGCTACCGTCGAAGTTACCTTCCGACTCCTGTAAACCGTTTTGATTGCGGGAACGAGTTCCTTTCCACGGCCAAGGTCAAGATGGCATGATCAGTGTGAGGGCCGACGTAGATAGTCACGAACGGGTTGGTCAGGAAGTTGGTGACGCACCGGGAGTTGCCCACCAAGTAAGAGGGCGACCACAGTTGACTTTGCTAGTTCGCAATGACCCGTTGTAATTCCAATCAAACCGACGAGGAGTTATTGTGTTTTCCTGATCTTACTTTCTACTAGCCCTAAGTTGCCGAGCACGGCTGCTCGCTGCTCTCTT is a genomic window of Candidatus Acidiferrales bacterium containing:
- a CDS encoding energy transducer TonB, translating into MRSDLFLEVQPASRSFFRDLADFLMGRGAFRAVKLRPGSDPYHFLYEERPWYSSLVENLRETLFPRKLPPIALTSQPVAVPEIWEKRKHLGPSFVLSSSWHVILVVLLVIIPLIRYARSNSETKVQVRITPIDLSPYAAFLPPGKNQAGGGGGGGERSKIDASKGRLPKFAMQQLTPPVVVLRNPDPKMAVEPTVVVPPQITFPQPNLATYGDPLAQLITQSSGPGWGGGIGTGSGGGVGSGTGPGVGPGWGGGIGGGAFRVGGGVSAPVCAYCPDPRYSDEARKARYSGTVVLLIVVDTEGRATDIRVVRGLGLGLDEKAIEALRTWRFKPGMRGSVPVPVIATVEVTFRLL